From a region of the Candidatus Reconcilbacillus cellulovorans genome:
- a CDS encoding EnpEP protein, whose amino-acid sequence MFRRIPSCRAVLSTAAFAVFAVLAVLAFTGADGDRVHVALATDPRPPAVESPAPQVPEARPKPTPTPLSSRLTEYHIGVRFDERSRTLEGAETVTWRNPGRQAVGEVYLHLYPNAFASDRTTFMRESGGKLRDDTFPGGRYGGMELLSVRTDDGIDLTSRVEFVRPDDGNRDDRTLARIALPEPVPPGEKTTLHLRFLVRLPPVFARMGYADDFVMAGQWFPKIAVYEPAGTRGRTDEGWNLHQYHGNSEFYSEFGIYIVNIQVPSRWLVAATGFPTKAPEESNGWKTYHFYADDVHDFAWAASPRFVYAEERFSAPGVPGVRLKLYLDPAHAHLKQRYLTAAKKSLSRYADWFGEYPYPTLSIVVPPAQAGGAGGMEYPTLITAWEAANPAPGFELERVVAHEIAHQYWYGMVATNEFEEAWLDEGFASYSEDLVMELDYGIPPNSALESSWIASPAPLSLFSWQFRDQDHYAENVYVRAKLILRDIERLIGRDRMRRVLHRYFQEWKFRHPGARQFEETLERTTGSDWSAYFEQFVYGGETVDYAVESIRRTDVSQSNAGKSASGPVYEVVVRKRGGTHPAPVTIRFRFADGSVQDAVWDGRGEAIVYRIGRSAPLEWVWVDPERSMLLENRRIDNFLKAEPDRRRTLFGTTLASIVSEWFARWWSW is encoded by the coding sequence ATGTTCCGACGCATTCCGTCTTGCCGCGCGGTTCTGTCGACGGCCGCTTTCGCCGTTTTCGCGGTTCTTGCCGTTCTTGCTTTTACCGGCGCCGACGGCGATCGCGTGCACGTCGCGCTCGCCACCGATCCGCGCCCTCCTGCGGTGGAATCGCCCGCCCCGCAAGTGCCCGAGGCGCGTCCGAAACCGACGCCGACGCCGCTTAGCTCCCGACTGACGGAATACCATATCGGCGTCCGGTTCGACGAACGGAGCCGAACGCTCGAAGGCGCGGAAACGGTCACGTGGCGCAACCCCGGACGGCAGGCGGTCGGTGAAGTGTACCTTCATCTTTATCCAAACGCTTTTGCTTCAGACCGGACGACGTTCATGCGCGAGTCCGGCGGAAAGCTGCGCGACGATACCTTTCCCGGCGGGCGCTACGGCGGCATGGAACTGCTCTCGGTCCGAACGGACGACGGGATCGACCTGACCTCCCGCGTCGAGTTCGTGCGGCCGGACGACGGCAACCGCGACGACCGGACGCTCGCACGCATCGCGTTGCCCGAACCGGTGCCGCCGGGAGAAAAAACGACGTTGCATCTGCGGTTCCTTGTCCGGCTACCGCCGGTGTTCGCCCGGATGGGATACGCCGACGATTTCGTCATGGCCGGACAATGGTTTCCGAAAATCGCGGTTTACGAGCCGGCCGGCACCCGCGGCAGAACCGACGAGGGATGGAATCTCCATCAATACCACGGCAATTCCGAATTTTATTCCGAATTCGGAATCTATATCGTCAACATTCAGGTTCCGTCGCGATGGCTCGTTGCAGCGACCGGTTTTCCCACGAAAGCCCCGGAAGAATCAAACGGATGGAAAACTTATCATTTTTATGCGGACGACGTTCACGATTTCGCCTGGGCGGCGTCGCCGCGCTTCGTTTATGCGGAAGAGCGCTTTTCGGCACCCGGCGTTCCCGGCGTCAGGCTCAAACTGTATCTCGACCCGGCCCACGCCCACCTGAAACAGCGCTATCTGACGGCGGCGAAAAAGTCGCTCTCCCGCTACGCGGACTGGTTCGGCGAGTACCCCTATCCGACGTTGTCGATCGTCGTGCCGCCAGCGCAGGCCGGCGGCGCCGGCGGTATGGAGTACCCGACGCTCATCACCGCCTGGGAAGCGGCGAATCCGGCTCCCGGTTTCGAGTTGGAACGCGTCGTCGCCCATGAAATCGCGCATCAGTACTGGTATGGCATGGTGGCGACCAACGAATTTGAGGAAGCGTGGCTGGACGAAGGGTTCGCGTCGTATTCCGAAGATCTCGTGATGGAGTTGGATTACGGCATTCCGCCGAATTCCGCGCTGGAGTCCTCATGGATTGCGTCGCCGGCGCCGCTGTCGCTGTTTTCGTGGCAATTTCGCGATCAGGACCACTATGCCGAAAACGTATACGTACGCGCGAAATTGATTCTTCGGGACATCGAGCGCTTGATCGGCCGCGACCGAATGCGCCGCGTGCTTCATCGTTATTTTCAGGAGTGGAAATTCCGCCATCCCGGCGCGCGACAGTTTGAAGAAACGCTGGAACGGACGACGGGCTCGGACTGGTCGGCTTACTTTGAGCAGTTCGTCTATGGCGGAGAAACGGTCGATTACGCGGTGGAGTCGATCCGGCGCACCGATGTTTCACAAAGCAACGCCGGTAAAAGCGCCTCCGGACCCGTATATGAAGTCGTCGTCCGCAAGCGCGGCGGCACCCATCCGGCCCCGGTGACGATCCGGTTCCGCTTCGCCGACGGCTCCGTTCAGGATGCCGTTTGGGACGGACGCGGCGAGGCGATCGTCTACCGGATCGGCCGGTCCGCTCCGTTGGAGTGGGTTTGGGTTGATCCGGAGCGTTCGATGTTGCTGGAAAACCGGCGCATCGACAATTTTCTCAAGGCGGAACCGGATCGGCGACGGACGTTATTTGGAACCACGTTGGCGTCGATCGTCTCGGAATGGTTCGCGCGCTGGTGGTCGTGGTAA
- a CDS encoding GlcNAc-PI de-N-acetylase has translation MEKGEKETVAFVFAHPDDESFSSACLIRQLRAAGHRPVLLLATRGDAGQKNGYAVGATREELAAIRGKEMERAAAVLGLVAVEHLGLPDGKLQEVGQERLVDGIVAFIERHRPRVVVTFPEDGMNFHPDHVAVSLAVTRAVVGGSCPSVKKLYYVLSDALRASGRKASVVVDTKPDWEAKAEALRAHESQRLAVLRHFGSLDVCPEHRRYESFVLRWERGTDWPDRAETSLLDASAESQR, from the coding sequence CGTGCCTGATCCGGCAGCTTCGCGCCGCGGGGCACCGTCCCGTGTTGTTGCTGGCGACGAGGGGCGACGCCGGCCAAAAGAACGGCTACGCCGTCGGCGCCACCCGTGAGGAATTGGCCGCCATCCGGGGAAAAGAGATGGAACGGGCAGCAGCCGTTCTCGGGCTCGTCGCCGTGGAACATCTCGGCCTGCCGGACGGAAAACTGCAAGAGGTCGGACAGGAACGGCTCGTCGACGGCATCGTCGCATTCATCGAGCGTCATCGGCCTCGGGTGGTCGTGACGTTTCCGGAAGACGGGATGAATTTTCACCCCGATCACGTCGCTGTCAGTCTGGCCGTCACGCGGGCGGTCGTCGGCGGGAGCTGTCCGTCTGTCAAGAAATTATATTATGTGTTGTCCGACGCATTGCGCGCCAGCGGACGCAAGGCTTCCGTCGTCGTTGACACGAAGCCCGACTGGGAGGCCAAGGCGGAGGCGCTGCGGGCGCATGAATCGCAGCGATTGGCGGTGTTGCGTCATTTCGGGAGTCTGGATGTTTGTCCGGAGCATCGGCGATACGAGTCGTTCGTGTTGCGGTGGGAACGGGGGACCGACTGGCCGGACCGTGCGGAAACATCGTTGTTGGACGCCTCCGCGGAATCGCAGAGGTAA